Proteins encoded in a region of the Strix uralensis isolate ZFMK-TIS-50842 chromosome Z, bStrUra1, whole genome shotgun sequence genome:
- the PRXL2C gene encoding peroxiredoxin-like 2C — translation MAGQPAPLVTRQVGSTRGGGQRPEPAELRAAARCPVVDAGGRSVPFAALYGERKAIVVFVRNFLCYTCKEYVEDLAKVPKAFLQEANVRLIVIGQSSYHHIKTFCSLTGYTHEMYVDPQREIYKTLGMKRGEGNNVSVRSPHVKSNVLLGSIKSVWRAMTGPAFDFQGDPAQQGGTLILGPGNEVHFLHLDKNRLDHVPINTVLQLAGVKPVNFTNKPQIIDI, via the exons ATGGCCGGGCAGCCGGCGCCGCTCGTCACGCGGCAGGTCGGCAGCacgcggggcggcgggcagcggccggaGCCAGCGGAGCTGCGGGCGGCCGCCCGCTGCCCGGTGGTGGACGCGGGCGGGAGGAGCGTCCCCTTCGCGGCCCTGTACGGGGAGCGGAAAGCGATCGTGGTGTTCGTGCGG AATTTTTTATGTTACACCTGTAAGGAGTATGTAGAAGACCTGGCAAAAGTCCCCAAGGCGTTTTTACAA GAAGCAAATGTGAGACTTATAGTTATTGGACAGTCATCTTATCATCACATCAAG ACCTTTTGCAGTTTGACTGGGTATACTCACGAAATGTATGTAGATCCACAAAGGGAAATTTATAAAACACTTGGCATGAAAAGAGGTGAAGGTAATAATGTATCAG TGCGGAGCCCTCATGTGAAATCAAACGTGCTCCTGGGAAGCATCAAGAGTGTGTGGAGAGCGATGACTGGTCCAGCTTTTGATTTTCAAGGAGATCCCGCTCAGCAGGGAGGAACTTTGATTTTAGGCCCAG GCAATGAAGTTCATTTTTTGCACCTTGATAAAAACAGGTTGGATCACGTTCCCATTAACACAGTTTTGCAGCTGGCAGGAGTTAAACCAGTAAATTTCACAAACAAACCCCAGATTATTGACATATGA